A genome region from Methanobacterium bryantii includes the following:
- a CDS encoding potassium channel family protein, with product MYVIVMGGGRVGLNLSSFLISDGQDVTLIENNEELCSKAASELDAMIICGNGTDTKTLEEADIKSADVFVAATGNDETNLLACILVKDYNVSKIITRISDHTHAKAFKNAGIDFAISPELTAASYLEKIILRPKIADLVVLGKGDAELLDVSVENNKVIGKKIGDISPTRDYIIVSLHENGKITIPMMDTVLERGFKISILAKTGSIKKVIDLFT from the coding sequence ATGTACGTAATAGTAATGGGCGGGGGAAGAGTAGGACTTAACTTATCATCCTTTTTAATTTCAGATGGGCAGGACGTTACACTCATTGAAAATAACGAAGAATTATGCTCAAAAGCTGCTTCAGAATTGGATGCTATGATTATCTGTGGTAACGGCACCGATACAAAAACACTTGAAGAAGCAGATATAAAAAGTGCAGATGTTTTTGTGGCAGCCACTGGAAATGATGAAACAAACCTGCTGGCGTGTATTCTTGTTAAAGATTATAATGTTTCTAAAATTATCACCAGAATAAGCGATCATACCCATGCAAAAGCATTTAAAAACGCAGGTATTGATTTTGCGATAAGTCCTGAGCTTACTGCAGCCAGTTACCTTGAAAAAATAATATTACGGCCAAAAATAGCAGATCTTGTTGTTTTAGGGAAAGGGGACGCAGAATTACTTGATGTTAGTGTAGAAAATAACAAAGTTATTGGTAAAAAAATAGGTGATATAAGTCCAACCAGGGACTATATCATAGTGTCCTTGCATGAAAATGGGAAGATAACAATTCCAATGATGGATACTGTCCTTGAAAGAGGATTTAAAATCTCGATCCTTGCAAAAACAGGGTCTATAAAAAAAGTTATAGATTTATTCACATAA
- a CDS encoding DUF2299 domain-containing protein — protein sequence MSKIESKVQKWLSDEGLFRQKVPDDNTNFHFMINYPEGHVLDIIQPKGKDDMILIACATNVSPEHQTEIKKLSSKKREDFIWDIRFLLNSQFVDFQLQHPDNILQNFVITEEIFEDGLNKDRLISTVKKIFRAKLQGIWKIQREFGLGEESQGSIQQDNMYV from the coding sequence ATGTCAAAAATTGAAAGTAAAGTTCAAAAATGGCTCTCTGATGAAGGTCTCTTCAGACAAAAAGTTCCTGATGATAATACAAATTTTCATTTCATGATAAATTACCCTGAAGGCCATGTTCTAGACATTATTCAGCCAAAAGGGAAAGATGATATGATTTTAATCGCATGTGCAACTAATGTAAGTCCAGAACATCAAACTGAGATTAAAAAATTATCAAGTAAAAAAAGAGAAGATTTTATCTGGGATATAAGGTTTCTTTTAAATAGTCAGTTCGTTGATTTCCAGCTGCAGCATCCAGACAACATTTTACAGAATTTTGTAATTACAGAAGAAATTTTTGAAGATGGATTGAACAAGGACAGGTTAATTTCAACTGTAAAAAAGATCTTCAGGGCCAAGTTACAGGGAATCTGGAAAATACAGAGAGAATTCGGACTTGGAGAAGAGAGTCAAGGAAGTATTCAGCAGGATAACATGTATGTATAA
- a CDS encoding class II aldolase/adducin family protein, which yields MDKNLIIKGIVDTSHYVYKKGLVPGKSGNISCRFYEEGISKIAITRSGIAKRNVEADDIIIIDMDGNVLEGDKKPSMETFLHLGIYRERDDINSIVHSHSPFATGFSMSGKKLKRLEGFGPIETPHIPYVKYASPGSEELAKNTAFMMKDNDAVVLKNHGTVAAGVNLDEATLLAEFIEDIAKIQYIAHTLSLNSDTSV from the coding sequence ATGGATAAAAACCTAATTATAAAAGGAATAGTTGATACTTCACATTATGTTTACAAAAAAGGACTTGTACCTGGAAAATCTGGAAATATAAGCTGTAGATTTTATGAAGAAGGAATATCAAAAATTGCAATTACAAGAAGCGGTATTGCCAAAAGAAACGTAGAAGCAGATGATATCATCATAATAGATATGGATGGAAATGTGCTTGAGGGAGATAAAAAACCATCTATGGAGACTTTTCTGCATCTTGGAATCTATAGGGAAAGAGATGACATAAATAGTATTGTACATTCACATTCGCCATTTGCAACTGGTTTTTCAATGTCAGGTAAAAAATTAAAAAGATTAGAAGGATTTGGACCTATTGAAACTCCTCATATTCCATATGTGAAGTATGCATCACCAGGAAGCGAAGAACTTGCTAAAAACACCGCTTTCATGATGAAAGACAACGATGCGGTGGTACTGAAAAACCATGGAACAGTTGCTGCAGGTGTCAATCTTGATGAAGCAACTCTTCTTGCTGAATTTATAGAAGATATTGCTAAAATACAGTATATCGCACACACTTTAAGCTTAAATTCTGATACATCAGTCTAA
- a CDS encoding DNA-directed DNA polymerase II small subunit: MSDDIILKFTNANILINDKAYERIITQENSIKFTESLIEDIVYSNQNIIVLTEEILDQYLEKNGLKEEINNEIIPENADINPPVSQSKFQTGMPFDFHVIQDTTKKSYTSGEVKDFITYFNSRYEQLHNILNKRRELKDHRPINKIGKSEEVIKIIGMVNDIKNTKNSHKIIELEDETGSTSVLVHNESGQLYEKAEKIVRDEVIGIIGSKKGTLVIASDIIQPGVPRIGEKPMDFGAVFISDVHIGSSTFLEDAFNRFIKWINGDFGDDNQQEIANDVKYLVLGGDTVDGIGIYPNQEKELTIKDIYEQYDEAARLLGDIRSDIKIVIAPGNHDAVRLAEPQPALPETYAKSLYELKNAEFVSNPGVVSLDGINTLIYHGRSFDDMAMSVKGFSHQRTDLVMTELIEKRHLAPIYGERTPLASEYEDHLVIKEVPDIFHTGHVHINAYKRHKGIHLINSGTFQSQTEFQKIYNIVPTCAEVPVIHRGSFKLLKFA; encoded by the coding sequence ATGAGCGATGATATCATTTTAAAGTTCACCAATGCCAACATTTTAATAAACGATAAAGCATATGAACGCATAATAACTCAAGAAAATTCAATTAAATTCACAGAATCATTAATAGAAGATATAGTGTACTCGAATCAGAATATAATTGTTTTAACTGAAGAAATTCTGGATCAATACCTGGAAAAAAATGGTTTAAAAGAAGAAATAAATAACGAAATTATCCCAGAGAATGCGGATATAAACCCCCCTGTTTCCCAGAGTAAATTCCAAACTGGAATGCCCTTCGATTTTCACGTGATTCAGGACACCACTAAGAAATCATATACAAGTGGGGAAGTTAAGGACTTTATTACTTATTTTAACAGCAGATATGAACAATTACATAATATTTTAAATAAAAGAAGGGAATTAAAGGATCACCGCCCTATTAATAAAATAGGAAAGAGCGAAGAGGTCATCAAAATAATAGGAATGGTAAATGACATCAAAAACACTAAAAACAGCCATAAAATAATAGAATTAGAGGATGAGACTGGAAGTACTAGTGTTCTTGTACATAACGAAAGTGGTCAACTCTATGAAAAAGCTGAGAAAATTGTAAGAGATGAAGTTATTGGCATAATTGGAAGTAAAAAAGGAACATTAGTAATAGCCTCAGATATTATACAGCCCGGAGTTCCAAGAATCGGTGAAAAACCCATGGATTTTGGAGCAGTTTTTATTTCTGATGTCCACATAGGCAGTTCTACTTTTCTTGAAGATGCATTTAATAGATTCATAAAATGGATAAACGGAGATTTTGGTGATGATAACCAGCAAGAAATCGCCAACGATGTTAAATATCTAGTTTTGGGTGGAGATACAGTTGATGGAATTGGTATATACCCCAACCAGGAAAAAGAGCTCACTATAAAAGATATTTATGAACAGTACGACGAAGCTGCAAGACTTCTTGGAGATATCCGAAGTGACATTAAAATAGTAATAGCCCCTGGAAACCACGACGCAGTAAGATTAGCCGAGCCACAACCTGCCCTTCCAGAAACATACGCCAAGTCCCTTTACGAGCTTAAAAATGCAGAATTTGTAAGTAATCCCGGAGTTGTAAGTTTAGATGGGATTAATACACTTATATATCATGGAAGAAGCTTCGATGATATGGCGATGTCTGTCAAAGGGTTTTCCCACCAGCGGACAGATTTGGTAATGACTGAACTTATAGAAAAAAGGCATTTAGCACCCATATATGGGGAAAGAACCCCCCTTGCATCAGAATATGAAGATCATCTCGTCATAAAAGAAGTTCCAGATATATTCCATACAGGGCATGTGCATATTAATGCATATAAACGGCATAAAGGTATCCACCTGATAAATTCAGGAACCTTCCAGTCCCAGACAGAGTTTCAGAAAATTTACAACATCGTGCCAACATGTGCAGAAGTTCCGGTGATACATAGGGGCTCATTTAAACTCTTAAAATTTGCTTAA
- a CDS encoding UPF0147 family protein, giving the protein MNEEAFDRVNQILQHIMEDTSVPRNIRRAAEESKDILAKDEEEPTIRASTVISILDEISNDPNIPIHARTLIWNVLSELESVRD; this is encoded by the coding sequence ATGAATGAAGAGGCATTTGATCGTGTTAATCAGATATTACAACATATAATGGAAGATACAAGCGTTCCTAGGAATATTAGGAGAGCAGCAGAAGAATCTAAGGATATATTGGCAAAAGATGAAGAAGAACCTACTATCCGTGCAAGTACTGTAATTTCAATACTTGACGAAATTAGTAATGATCCAAATATTCCAATACATGCAAGAACCCTTATATGGAATGTTTTAAGCGAACTAGAGTCTGTTAGGGACTGA
- a CDS encoding CPBP family intramembrane glutamic endopeptidase: protein METFLDQARKGKTSLIRYIIGIFIIYFFIYIVGAAVQFIVAMAFGSSVNLGTLNISSITPLAYFVVTMCPAICGIIGVFISVRYVHQRPFSTLITPFKNINVKPILYGFGFFFLLLVLSDVLLYGLNPSNIQFNGSNISQFLYFLPFILVLIPLQTTSEELTYRGYLMQGTGLLTRNFLVLALINGILFLLPHIVNPEISAGGILAMVYYVVVGFSLAFITLKSGTLELAIGMHAANNIYESAIIHPQASILQTPSLFTQAAIDPAYELISIAVIMIIFYLVTFQVKPEWKRC from the coding sequence ATGGAAACATTTCTTGATCAAGCTCGTAAAGGTAAAACAAGTTTAATAAGGTATATTATTGGAATATTTATTATTTATTTTTTTATTTATATTGTTGGCGCTGCAGTACAATTCATCGTTGCAATGGCCTTTGGATCATCAGTTAATCTTGGAACACTTAACATCAGTTCAATCACTCCGCTGGCCTATTTTGTGGTTACCATGTGTCCTGCAATTTGTGGAATAATTGGAGTGTTCATAAGCGTCCGTTATGTGCATCAAAGACCATTTTCTACACTTATAACTCCATTTAAAAATATCAACGTGAAGCCTATTCTCTATGGGTTTGGATTTTTTTTCCTGCTTTTAGTCCTTTCAGATGTTCTTTTATATGGATTGAACCCATCAAACATCCAGTTTAATGGTAGTAATATTTCGCAGTTCTTGTACTTCCTGCCATTTATTTTAGTGTTGATACCACTTCAAACTACTAGCGAAGAGCTCACTTACAGAGGTTACTTGATGCAGGGAACCGGGCTGTTAACCCGAAATTTTTTAGTGCTAGCACTGATAAATGGTATTTTATTCTTATTACCTCATATAGTAAACCCTGAAATCAGTGCAGGTGGAATTCTAGCAATGGTTTATTATGTAGTAGTTGGATTCTCCTTAGCATTTATCACTCTTAAAAGTGGAACACTAGAGCTAGCTATTGGTATGCATGCTGCTAATAATATCTATGAATCGGCTATCATTCATCCTCAAGCTTCAATTCTGCAAACACCATCGCTATTTACCCAGGCAGCAATAGATCCGGCCTATGAACTCATAAGTATCGCAGTCATAATGATCATATTTTATCTAGTAACATTCCAGGTTAAACCCGAATGGAAAAGGTGTTAA
- a CDS encoding cobalamin biosynthesis protein, with translation MYLQLTLSIIIIAIIIDVIFGELPAKIHPVVWMGKVIDFFREYLINYRSKISGIILTFMAVMIFTLATYVLLRLSAFNYILYILVSSIILSTTFAIKVLLGSAENMKNDIDNNIEKARQSMSYLVSRNTMELNEEDLVSATIETLTENITDSIIAPLFYAFIFGVLGAVVYRVINTLDAMVGYKTPEKIKIGWFPAKLDDVLNFIPARITGVLIVIAAAFLRLNWGNAYKIMRRDARKPDSPNSGFSMAAAAGALDIKLEKIGYYEIGDELSPLTTDKITEAVLLSKLTVLLFILVACILFGVFTVLICYSFICL, from the coding sequence ATGTATCTTCAACTAACTTTATCTATAATCATAATTGCAATAATCATCGATGTCATATTTGGAGAATTACCTGCAAAGATACACCCTGTAGTCTGGATGGGGAAAGTAATAGATTTTTTCAGGGAGTATCTTATCAACTACAGAAGTAAAATTTCTGGAATAATTTTAACATTCATGGCTGTAATGATTTTTACACTTGCAACCTATGTCTTACTCCGTCTGTCAGCATTCAATTACATATTATACATTTTAGTTTCTTCTATAATTTTATCCACTACATTTGCAATTAAGGTCCTATTAGGTTCTGCAGAAAATATGAAAAATGATATAGATAATAATATTGAAAAAGCGAGACAATCAATGTCTTATCTTGTAAGCAGGAATACAATGGAACTTAATGAAGAAGATCTGGTATCTGCAACAATAGAAACGCTAACAGAGAACATTACAGATTCTATTATAGCTCCTTTGTTTTATGCATTTATATTCGGAGTTCTTGGGGCTGTTGTGTACAGGGTTATAAACACGCTTGATGCTATGGTGGGCTACAAAACACCTGAAAAGATAAAAATAGGTTGGTTTCCTGCAAAACTGGATGATGTTTTGAATTTTATACCTGCAAGGATTACAGGAGTCCTTATTGTAATTGCAGCTGCGTTTTTAAGGTTAAACTGGGGAAATGCATATAAAATAATGAGGAGAGATGCAAGAAAACCAGACAGTCCAAATTCAGGATTTTCTATGGCTGCAGCAGCTGGTGCTCTTGATATTAAACTTGAAAAAATAGGTTATTATGAAATTGGAGATGAATTAAGTCCATTAACAACTGATAAGATTACAGAAGCAGTGTTACTGTCTAAACTAACGGTTTTATTATTTATTTTAGTTGCATGTATTCTGTTTGGTGTTTTTACAGTTTTGATATGCTATAGTTTCATTTGTTTGTGA
- a CDS encoding DUF6602 domain-containing protein, whose product MDIVGIFGEVSKTMRSDFKRVQKAIEKHPGLKGNSYEEIVRKFLREYLPESLDTATGLPVNSNGNF is encoded by the coding sequence ATGGATATCGTAGGCATATTTGGTGAAGTATCTAAAACTATGCGTTCAGATTTTAAAAGAGTGCAAAAAGCAATTGAAAAACATCCGGGATTAAAGGGAAACTCATATGAAGAAATTGTTAGAAAGTTTCTTAGAGAATACTTGCCAGAATCATTAGATACAGCTACAGGACTCCCTGTTAATTCTAATGGAAATTTTTAG
- a CDS encoding cobalt-precorrin 5A hydrolase gives MKIAIITITKDSQDLASKILENLAGDPTITSVDIFHKNVKKTLKSVFSKYDCIIGIMASGIMVRNICGLLESKLEDPAVLVMDDAGKHVISLLSGHFGGANEITKKIAEITGADPVITTATDVHGKLGIDSLAKKYYLNIKNPGGIKSINSALVRDEFPELFVPLRLSFISDDPQVKSSYNLVESGENNLKVLFEDTEIILKPKKFVVGVGARRDISKQNVEGAITSAMSALKLPVARIDVISTGEMKRNEEGIIEMVSEFNMPLEIVPLDKLKKFNYDGYSKSSFVKKKFGIYGVCEPVALITAGRNSRLVLKKTAFNGVTVAIAVASKG, from the coding sequence TTGAAAATTGCAATAATCACCATAACCAAGGATTCTCAGGATCTTGCATCTAAAATTCTGGAAAATCTTGCAGGGGATCCTACAATAACCAGCGTGGATATATTCCACAAAAACGTTAAAAAGACATTAAAATCTGTATTCAGCAAATATGACTGTATAATTGGCATAATGGCATCTGGAATTATGGTAAGAAATATTTGCGGATTACTTGAAAGTAAACTGGAAGATCCTGCAGTCCTGGTCATGGACGACGCTGGAAAACATGTTATAAGCTTACTTTCAGGTCATTTTGGCGGTGCCAATGAAATTACAAAGAAAATTGCAGAAATTACCGGCGCCGACCCAGTTATAACAACAGCTACAGACGTACATGGTAAATTGGGGATAGATTCACTTGCAAAAAAATATTATCTGAATATTAAAAATCCTGGAGGAATAAAAAGTATAAATTCTGCTTTAGTCAGGGATGAATTTCCTGAACTATTTGTTCCGTTAAGGCTTAGCTTTATTTCAGATGATCCTCAGGTTAAATCTTCTTACAATTTGGTTGAGTCCGGTGAAAATAATTTAAAAGTATTATTTGAAGATACTGAAATTATTTTAAAACCTAAAAAATTCGTGGTTGGTGTAGGTGCACGAAGGGACATTTCAAAACAAAATGTTGAAGGTGCAATTACGAGTGCAATGAGTGCTCTTAAATTACCAGTTGCAAGAATTGATGTGATTTCAACAGGTGAAATGAAAAGGAATGAGGAGGGTATAATTGAAATGGTTTCTGAATTTAATATGCCCCTTGAAATAGTTCCTTTAGATAAATTAAAAAAATTTAACTATGATGGATATTCAAAATCATCATTTGTTAAGAAAAAATTTGGTATTTATGGAGTTTGTGAGCCTGTGGCTTTAATAACTGCTGGAAGAAATTCTAGGCTTGTATTAAAGAAAACAGCATTTAATGGGGTTACTGTAGCCATTGCTGTGGCTTCTAAAGGCTAA